Genomic window (Terriglobia bacterium):
GCGATGCGGCGGCCAGGCTGCGTGGAGTCCTCACTCCGCGTACAGATCCCGAGGCCCTTGGTGCCTATCCCACTTTGTGGGCGCTGGAATTCAAGGCCCACCCGCCAGCCGAGTACGGACCCCTGCGCAAGCAGGTGGCCGAGGACATAGCGCGCATCCGCGCTCTCAATCTCACGAACACCTGGCAATGGTATGAAGCGCTTGAGGAGGGTTACAAGCTGGCGGGCGACACAAAGCAGTCCGATTGGGCGGAGGACGAGCGCGAACGGCGGCTGCCAGATTTGTATGATCTGCCAGCCATGGGGAAATGGAGGAAGGCCAATCCCAGTCCTCAGCAGGACGATCCGCCGGACAAGAGACGGGCGTATTACGCCGAACTGCTAAAACAGTCCGCTGAGTGGGCGAAAGAGCGCCCCAATGCGGGCTACATCCAGGCAGAGCGCCTTTACGCGATGGAGAATCTCGATAATATTCCGGCGGCGGAATTGGAAGCGGCGGTAGACAAATACATGCAGGTCGCCCGTGCCAACGCGGGGCCTGATGGGCCAGGGTCTAACGATTACTTTAACGCAGCCAGGATACTGGCCAGGAAACATCAGGAGCCAGAGCGCACCGTTGGATACGCCCAGCAAGCCCTGAAAAAAATCGACCAGGATTCGAAATATCCGATGTACGACCTCTACGGGCAGGGGGACGATGTGGCCAGAAATTATTTTCGCGTCGCGTCCTCTCGAACTCAGGCGCTGGAGTTTGAAGCCCAGGGATATCTTGAACTCAAGGAAGATTTGAAAGCGCGGCAGACGCTCCAACAATTCGACGAACGCTTGCAGGACTTGAAGGCGCTTGCCGGCGACAAAGAGGGCAGGCGCAAAGAGTGCCTCGGCCGCGAATCCGCCTACTGGGGCTTGATGGGGCGGCTG
Coding sequences:
- a CDS encoding TlpA disulfide reductase family protein, which gives rise to MNAALAVALYLSLAPRALRGQEYNACEPPPEVRSALANFPIWQTPTETDWQFHQRQLSTLHSLLKQHPQDFFVRKKYVDFFGYSDEEKTSLISEYKALHEQHPDDPDISYFYGVALIGRDSKQAIKLFDSALNKAPAFPWPRLELGSIYFSPVFMDRQKAKENIKTFLAACPAALEGYNPVDNVDDPAFVRDAAARLRGVLTPRTDPEALGAYPTLWALEFKAHPPAEYGPLRKQVAEDIARIRALNLTNTWQWYEALEEGYKLAGDTKQSDWAEDERERRLPDLYDLPAMGKWRKANPSPQQDDPPDKRRAYYAELLKQSAEWAKERPNAGYIQAERLYAMENLDNIPAAELEAAVDKYMQVARANAGPDGPGSNDYFNAARILARKHQEPERTVGYAQQALKKIDQDSKYPMYDLYGQGDDVARNYFRVASSRTQALEFEAQGYLELKEDLKARQTLQQFDERLQDLKALAGDKEGRRKECLGRESAYWGLMGRLAELEGHKQDAMGYYESALLERLEAQEKPETGLPDELADRAHRLWTSLGGAEDGWNVWYGVREKALASLATLTWENANQPLPPFKLTDLNGKTWTLADLKGKVTFLNFWATW